In one Platichthys flesus chromosome 3, fPlaFle2.1, whole genome shotgun sequence genomic region, the following are encoded:
- the LOC133946346 gene encoding junction-mediating and -regulatory protein-like isoform X2 yields MSFTMEDNLESGWVAVRPNAFEEKEKHKFVFIVAWNEVEGKFAVTCHNRTVQRRSFGRDPLLLVEATGQDGDKTKWPESPVRDKGSSRSPAGRAAGGAAVKAKSSMATKASPVKIQTVVKCAASPVGPDPGSPSLDSLDLEELDALSREDCSWAGLFSFQDLRAVHQQLCSVNSDLEPCLPVFPEEPVGMWTVLFGPAEVSEAEMDELCYRLQVYLGYALDTCGWRILSQVLFTENDDPDEYYESLSELRQSGYEEALSRATKHLQELLEKHRTMDSMVELLELYEKEDLAYGGLLDASTELYQYLLQPFRDMRELAMLRRQQIKISIDNDYLGLRRIEALKKEDCDWQKKAQEAVLNIQEFTVKYFEITARAQKGVFERMKVDQRKFGKSSWTAAVERMERLRYSAAKETLQLQRAREISLEQRKHSLRDEMQSLCSSEDAMVLLDHMETQYYELQLQLYDIQADILQCEELLLTAQLDSIRRQMSERQEEVVYYDTFECADEITEDDTAEKEELHRLQVSTRQLEARRGRITAKRSYLKNKREICVSSHTQKQQNHQTVHKDSKAHKVLQLKKEEEEDEERKNSRVSQERQRTLDRLRTFKQRYPGQVILKSTRLRVAHTRRRERGRTVELSSVREESVQPQGQRLCLSTSVQTEPSSTLTTQPVTARTASLPPLPVPVPAESSCSPCSLSSLLASPITPPPPPPPPPPPPTREGHSPSESPGWHGPKAEGKGATEALSLSPLGPFIPRFFDSSQLMNARKKLRKTPEFDANRRVSSPMDEVLASLKRGSFHLRKVDQRSLPPSKDDDETNSILAQIRKGVQLRRVPHKERKDKGELPASTDPLTRSIHEALRRIKEASPDSDSDDDGLAYPDWES; encoded by the exons ATGTCCTTCACGATGGAGGATAACTTGGAGTCGGGCTGGGTAGCCGTCCGCCCCAACGCgtttgaggagaaggagaagcatAAATTCGTCTTCATCGTGGCCTGGAACGAAGTGGAGGGTAAATTTGCGGTTACGTGTCACAACAGAACGGTGCAGAGGAGAAGCTTCGGCAGGGAcccgctgctgctggtggaggcgACTGGTCAAgatggagacaaaacaaaatggccCGAAAGTCCTGTCAGGGATAAAGGGTCCAGCAGGAGCCCGGCGGGTAGAGCAGCCGGAGGGGCTGCGGTAAAAGCCAAGTCTTCGATGGCGACTAAAGCAAGTCCTGTCAAAATCCAGACTGTGGTCAAATGTGCAGCATCTCCCGTCGGCCCCGATCCTGGGTCCCCTTCTCTGGACAGCCtggacctggaggagctggacgcTCTGAGCCGGGAGGACTGCAGCTGGGCCGGGCTCTTCTCCTTCCAGGACCTCCGGGCCGTCCACCAGCAGCTGTGCTCGGTCAACTCGGACCTGGAGCCCTGCCTGCCGGTGTTTCCCGAGGAGCCGGTCGGGATGTGGACGGTGCTCTTCGGCCCAGCGGAGGTATCCGAGGCCGAAATGGATGAGCTGTGCTACAGGCTGCAGGTGTACCTGGGCTACGCCCTCGACACGTGTGGGTGGAGGATCCTCTCGCAGGTTCTGTTCACGGAAAACGACGACCCAGACGAGTACTACGAGAGCCTGAGCGAGCTGCGGCAGTCCGGGTACGAGGAGGCGCTCAGCCGTGCAACAAAACATCTGCAGGAG ctgctggagaagcACAGGACCATGGACAGCATGGTGGAGCTGTTGGAGCTCTATGAGAAAGAAGACCTGGCCTATGGAGGTCTACTGGATGCCTCCACAGAGCTGTACCAGTATCTGCTGCAGCCTTTCAGAGACATGAGGGAACTGGCGATGCTACGCAGACAGCAGATCAAG ATCTCCATCGACAATGACTACTTGGGCCTAAGGCGGATAGAAGCGCTAAAGAAGGAGGACTGTGACTGGCAGAAGAAAGCTCAGGAGGCAGTGCTTAACATCCAGGAGTTTACAGTCAAGTACTTTGAGATCACTGCCAGAGCACAGAAAG gggTGTTCGAGCGTATGAAAGTGGACCAGCGTAAGTTTGGCAAATCCTCGTGGACGGCAGCGGTGGAGCGCATGGAGAGACTGCGCTACTCTGCCGCCAAGGAAaccctgcagctccagagagccAGGGAGATCAGCctggagcagaggaaacactcCCTGAGAGACGAG AtgcagagtctgtgcagcagtgaggATGCAATGGTCCTCTTGGACCACATGGAGACACAGTACTATGAGCTCCAGCTGCAACTGTATGACATCCAGGCAGATATACTACAGTGTGAAGAGCTGCTCCTCACCGCACAGCTCGACAGCATTCGCAGACAAATGTCAG AGCGTCAGGAAGAAGTGGTGTACTATGACACCTTTGAATGTGCTGATGAAATTACAGAGGATGATACTGCAGAGAAGGAAGAGCTGCACAGACTTCAGGTCAGCACTCGACAGCTGGAGGCCAGAAGGGGGCGCATCACTGCCAAGCGCTCCTACCTGAAGAACAAGAGG GAGATCTGTGTATCCAGCCACACTCAGAAACAGCAGAATCATCAAACTGTACACAAAGACTCTAAAGCTCACAAGGTCTTACAG ctgaaaaaggaagaagaggaagatgaggagaggaagaataGTAGAGTAAGTCAGGAGAGGCAGAGAACTCTGGACAGACTCCGCACTTTCAAACAG CGGTACCCAGGTCAGGTGATTCTGAAGTCCACTCGACTACGTGTGGCCCACACCAGAAGAAGAGAGCGAGGAAGGACAGTGGAGCTGAGCAGCGTGAGGGAGGAGAGCGTCCAGCCGCAGGGCCAGCGGCTGTGTCTCAGCACCAGTGTGCAGACGGAACCCAGCTCCACGCTCACCACTCAGCCCGTCACAGCCCGCAcggcctccctccctccgctgcCTGTGCCCGTTCCTGCAGagtcctcctgctccccctgctCGCTGTCCTCCCTGCTAGCCTCCCCTAtcacccctccacctccaccaccccctccacctcccccgcCAACAAGGGAGGGGCATTCGCCTTCAGAGAGCCCAGGCTGGCACGGGCCAAAGGCTGAGGGGAAGGGTGCAACAGAGGCGCTTTCTCTCTCCCCGCTCGGCCCGTTCATCCCTCGCTTCTTTGACAGCAGCCAACTGATGAATGCCCGTAAAAAGCTGAGGAAAACTCCAGAGTTTGACGCCAACAGAAGAG TTAGCTCACCCATGGACGAGGTGCTGGCCTCCCTGAAGAGAGGAAGCTTCCACCTGAGGAAGGTTGACCAGCGATCTCTGCCCCCCTCCAAGGATGACGACGAGACAAACAGCATACTGGCTCAGATTCGTAAGGGTGTCCAACTGAGACGTGTCCCCCATAAAGAGAGAAAGGACAAGGGAGAGCTCCCGGCCTCCACCGACCCCCTGACCAGGAGCATTCATGAGGCGCTGCGCCGCATCAAGGAGGCCTCACCCGATTCTGACTCGGATGATGATGGGCTCGCCTACCCTGACTGGGAAAGCTAA
- the LOC133946346 gene encoding junction-mediating and -regulatory protein-like isoform X1: MSFTMEDNLESGWVAVRPNAFEEKEKHKFVFIVAWNEVEGKFAVTCHNRTVQRRSFGRDPLLLVEATGQDGDKTKWPESPVRDKGSSRSPAGRAAGGAAVKAKSSMATKASPVKIQTVVKCAASPVGPDPGSPSLDSLDLEELDALSREDCSWAGLFSFQDLRAVHQQLCSVNSDLEPCLPVFPEEPVGMWTVLFGPAEVSEAEMDELCYRLQVYLGYALDTCGWRILSQVLFTENDDPDEYYESLSELRQSGYEEALSRATKHLQELLEKHRTMDSMVELLELYEKEDLAYGGLLDASTELYQYLLQPFRDMRELAMLRRQQIKISIDNDYLGLRRIEALKKEDCDWQKKAQEAVLNIQEFTVKYFEITARAQKGVFERMKVDQRKFGKSSWTAAVERMERLRYSAAKETLQLQRAREISLEQRKHSLRDEMQSLCSSEDAMVLLDHMETQYYELQLQLYDIQADILQCEELLLTAQLDSIRRQMSGLTGVISLRQGQKERQEEVVYYDTFECADEITEDDTAEKEELHRLQVSTRQLEARRGRITAKRSYLKNKREICVSSHTQKQQNHQTVHKDSKAHKVLQLKKEEEEDEERKNSRVSQERQRTLDRLRTFKQRYPGQVILKSTRLRVAHTRRRERGRTVELSSVREESVQPQGQRLCLSTSVQTEPSSTLTTQPVTARTASLPPLPVPVPAESSCSPCSLSSLLASPITPPPPPPPPPPPPTREGHSPSESPGWHGPKAEGKGATEALSLSPLGPFIPRFFDSSQLMNARKKLRKTPEFDANRRVSSPMDEVLASLKRGSFHLRKVDQRSLPPSKDDDETNSILAQIRKGVQLRRVPHKERKDKGELPASTDPLTRSIHEALRRIKEASPDSDSDDDGLAYPDWES; this comes from the exons ATGTCCTTCACGATGGAGGATAACTTGGAGTCGGGCTGGGTAGCCGTCCGCCCCAACGCgtttgaggagaaggagaagcatAAATTCGTCTTCATCGTGGCCTGGAACGAAGTGGAGGGTAAATTTGCGGTTACGTGTCACAACAGAACGGTGCAGAGGAGAAGCTTCGGCAGGGAcccgctgctgctggtggaggcgACTGGTCAAgatggagacaaaacaaaatggccCGAAAGTCCTGTCAGGGATAAAGGGTCCAGCAGGAGCCCGGCGGGTAGAGCAGCCGGAGGGGCTGCGGTAAAAGCCAAGTCTTCGATGGCGACTAAAGCAAGTCCTGTCAAAATCCAGACTGTGGTCAAATGTGCAGCATCTCCCGTCGGCCCCGATCCTGGGTCCCCTTCTCTGGACAGCCtggacctggaggagctggacgcTCTGAGCCGGGAGGACTGCAGCTGGGCCGGGCTCTTCTCCTTCCAGGACCTCCGGGCCGTCCACCAGCAGCTGTGCTCGGTCAACTCGGACCTGGAGCCCTGCCTGCCGGTGTTTCCCGAGGAGCCGGTCGGGATGTGGACGGTGCTCTTCGGCCCAGCGGAGGTATCCGAGGCCGAAATGGATGAGCTGTGCTACAGGCTGCAGGTGTACCTGGGCTACGCCCTCGACACGTGTGGGTGGAGGATCCTCTCGCAGGTTCTGTTCACGGAAAACGACGACCCAGACGAGTACTACGAGAGCCTGAGCGAGCTGCGGCAGTCCGGGTACGAGGAGGCGCTCAGCCGTGCAACAAAACATCTGCAGGAG ctgctggagaagcACAGGACCATGGACAGCATGGTGGAGCTGTTGGAGCTCTATGAGAAAGAAGACCTGGCCTATGGAGGTCTACTGGATGCCTCCACAGAGCTGTACCAGTATCTGCTGCAGCCTTTCAGAGACATGAGGGAACTGGCGATGCTACGCAGACAGCAGATCAAG ATCTCCATCGACAATGACTACTTGGGCCTAAGGCGGATAGAAGCGCTAAAGAAGGAGGACTGTGACTGGCAGAAGAAAGCTCAGGAGGCAGTGCTTAACATCCAGGAGTTTACAGTCAAGTACTTTGAGATCACTGCCAGAGCACAGAAAG gggTGTTCGAGCGTATGAAAGTGGACCAGCGTAAGTTTGGCAAATCCTCGTGGACGGCAGCGGTGGAGCGCATGGAGAGACTGCGCTACTCTGCCGCCAAGGAAaccctgcagctccagagagccAGGGAGATCAGCctggagcagaggaaacactcCCTGAGAGACGAG AtgcagagtctgtgcagcagtgaggATGCAATGGTCCTCTTGGACCACATGGAGACACAGTACTATGAGCTCCAGCTGCAACTGTATGACATCCAGGCAGATATACTACAGTGTGAAGAGCTGCTCCTCACCGCACAGCTCGACAGCATTCGCAGACAAATGTCAG GGCTAACGGGGGTCATAAGTCTCAGGCAGGGGCAGAAAG AGCGTCAGGAAGAAGTGGTGTACTATGACACCTTTGAATGTGCTGATGAAATTACAGAGGATGATACTGCAGAGAAGGAAGAGCTGCACAGACTTCAGGTCAGCACTCGACAGCTGGAGGCCAGAAGGGGGCGCATCACTGCCAAGCGCTCCTACCTGAAGAACAAGAGG GAGATCTGTGTATCCAGCCACACTCAGAAACAGCAGAATCATCAAACTGTACACAAAGACTCTAAAGCTCACAAGGTCTTACAG ctgaaaaaggaagaagaggaagatgaggagaggaagaataGTAGAGTAAGTCAGGAGAGGCAGAGAACTCTGGACAGACTCCGCACTTTCAAACAG CGGTACCCAGGTCAGGTGATTCTGAAGTCCACTCGACTACGTGTGGCCCACACCAGAAGAAGAGAGCGAGGAAGGACAGTGGAGCTGAGCAGCGTGAGGGAGGAGAGCGTCCAGCCGCAGGGCCAGCGGCTGTGTCTCAGCACCAGTGTGCAGACGGAACCCAGCTCCACGCTCACCACTCAGCCCGTCACAGCCCGCAcggcctccctccctccgctgcCTGTGCCCGTTCCTGCAGagtcctcctgctccccctgctCGCTGTCCTCCCTGCTAGCCTCCCCTAtcacccctccacctccaccaccccctccacctcccccgcCAACAAGGGAGGGGCATTCGCCTTCAGAGAGCCCAGGCTGGCACGGGCCAAAGGCTGAGGGGAAGGGTGCAACAGAGGCGCTTTCTCTCTCCCCGCTCGGCCCGTTCATCCCTCGCTTCTTTGACAGCAGCCAACTGATGAATGCCCGTAAAAAGCTGAGGAAAACTCCAGAGTTTGACGCCAACAGAAGAG TTAGCTCACCCATGGACGAGGTGCTGGCCTCCCTGAAGAGAGGAAGCTTCCACCTGAGGAAGGTTGACCAGCGATCTCTGCCCCCCTCCAAGGATGACGACGAGACAAACAGCATACTGGCTCAGATTCGTAAGGGTGTCCAACTGAGACGTGTCCCCCATAAAGAGAGAAAGGACAAGGGAGAGCTCCCGGCCTCCACCGACCCCCTGACCAGGAGCATTCATGAGGCGCTGCGCCGCATCAAGGAGGCCTCACCCGATTCTGACTCGGATGATGATGGGCTCGCCTACCCTGACTGGGAAAGCTAA
- the LOC133946419 gene encoding betaine--homocysteine S-methyltransferase 1-like, with the protein MESKKSKGILERLNAGEVVVGDGGYVMQLERRGYVKAGHWTPEAAVEHPEAVRQLHREFLRAGANVIQTFTFYCSEDKLEISGNVSNISGAQINEAACDLAREVANEGNALVAGCVSKTPCYQNSRNEPKVKAIFKKQMDDFLKKDIDFFIVEFVDHVEEAVWAVQVLKTSGKPVGATMCISPQGDMQGIPPGECAVRLVKAGADIVGVNCHLDPLTCIDTVKLMKEGLEKAGLRAHLMIQPLGFHTPERNHSGYINLPEFPFALETRAMTRWDIHKYAREAYNAGIRYIGGCCGFEPYHIRAIAEELCAERGFLPPASEKHGPWGAALAMHTKPWVRARAHREYWENLLPASGRPKCPSMATPAEDQEHQLKSNIPT; encoded by the exons atGGAGAGCAAGAAGAGCAAG gGTATCTTGGAGCGCCTCAATGCTGGGGAGGTGGTCGTAGGAGATGGCGGTTATGTGATGCAGCTGGAGCGACGTGGCTATGTGAAGGCAGGACACTGGACACCCGAGGCCGCTGTTGAACACCCTGAAGCAG TGCGGCAGCTTCACAGGGAGTTTCTGAGAGCAGGAGCCAACGTCATCCAGACGTTCACCTTTTACTGCAGCGAGGACAAGCTGGAGATCAGTGGCAATGTCTCCAACATCAGT GGGGCGCAGATCAACGAGGCAGCCTGTGACCTCGCCCGGGAGGTCGCCAACGAGGGGAACGCACTGGTCGCTGGGTGTGTGTCTAAGACTCCTTGTTATCAGAACAGTCGCAATGAGCCCAAGGTCAAGGCCATTTTTAAGAAACAAATGGATGACTTCCTCAAAAAGGACATTGATTTCTTTATAGTAGAG TTCGTTGATCACGTGGAGGAGGCAGTGTGGGCAGTGCAGGTGCTGAAGACCAGCGGTAAACCAGTGGGTGCAACAATGTGCATCTCTCCTCAGGGAGACATGCAGGGAATCCCACCTGGAGAGTGTGCAGTCAGGCTGGTCAAGGCTG gagctGACATTGTTGGTGTAAATTGCCACTTGGACCCTCTCACATGCATTGACACAGTGAAGTTGATGAAAGAGGGATTAGAGAAAGCAGGTCTCAGAGCCCACCTCATGATCCAGCCGTTGGGCTTTCACACACCTGAGCGCAACCACAGTGGATACATCAACCTACCGGAGTTCCCCTTTG CATTGGAGACCAGAGCAATGACCCGCTGGGACATTCATAAATACGCCAGGGAGGCTTACAATGCAGGAATTCGCTACATTGGCGGTTGCTGTGGATTTGAGCCTTACCATATCAGAGCTATAGCAGAGGAGCTGTGTGCAGAGAGAGGATTCCTCCCTCCAGCCTCAGAGAAGCATGGGCCCTGGGGAGCTGCTCTGGCGATGCACACCAAACCCTGGGTCAGAGCCCG GGCTCACCGAGAGTACTGGGAGAACCTGTTGCCCGCTTCTGGACGTCCCAAATGCCCCTCCATGGCTACACCAGCCGAGGATCAAGAGCATCAGCTTAAGTCCAACATACCAACATAA
- the cenph gene encoding centromere protein H translates to MDQSESVGDLKHTMEAVALNDGPAPDSPNAQRDTSPANMLRIKQQMSNQCFEMAVQLNAGKAKRSCSTSEAERDLPDYVSELERVKTNHFNSMLTLHRMQMWHAIGEKLKENDSEADALKAVSDRCMAFCSHIKQLQKESRDLQDEITEIQKKRLEMKRLTHEKMKAMEELMSRKEHPDTEKYKAVIEKGQANLEKYKKLAIMTQNVLRGILLACKVNWLDDPKLRDIAMTLEEIPISD, encoded by the exons ATGGACCAATCTGAGAGCGTGGGAGACCTCAAACACACGATGGAGGCTGTGGCCCTGAATGACGGTCCTGCTCCCGACAGCCCCAACGCACAGCGGGACACCTCGCCCGCAAACATGCTGAG aataaagcaGCAGATGTCTAACCAGTGTTTTGAGATGGCTGTACAGCTCAATGCAg GAAAAGCAAAGAGGTCATGCAGCACATCTGAAGCAGAGAGAGACTT ACCAGATTACGTCAGCGAGCTGGAAAGAGTCAAGACAAATCATTTTAACAGCATGTTGACACTGCATAG GATGCAGATGTGGCATGCTATTGGAGAAAAGCTGAAAGAAAACGATTCAGAGGCAGA CGCACTGAAAGCTGTGAGCGATCGCTGCATGGCTTTTTGTTCACATATAAAACAACTTCAGAAA GAGTCCAGAGATCTTCAAGATGAAATTACAGAAATACAGAAGAAGAGACTTG AGATGAAACGGCTCACACATGAGAAAATGAAAGcgatggaggagctgatgtcCAGGAAAGAGCACCCGGACACAGAGAAGTACAAAGCGGTGATAGAGAAAGGCCAGGCGAACCTGGAGAAATACAAAAAGCTGGCCATTATGACACAGAATGTCCTGAGG ggcaTCCTCCTGGCCTGTAAAGTCAACTGGCTGGATGATCCCAAACTTCGAGACATCGCCATGACACTGGAGGAGATTCCCATCTCTGACTAG
- the dimt1l gene encoding probable dimethyladenosine transferase, whose protein sequence is MPKVKAEKKSRQHQEVRNQGIMFNTGIGQHILKNPLVVNSIIEKAALRPTDVVLEVGPGTGNMTVKLLEKAKKVVACELDGRLVAELQKRVQCTPMQTKLQVLVGDVLKAELPFFDVCVANLPYQISSPFVFKLLLHRPFFRCAVLMFQREFAMRLVATPGDKLYCRLSINTQLLARVDHLMKVGKNNFRPPPKVESSVVRIEPKNPPPPVNFQEWDGLVRIAFVRKNKTLNAAFKSTAVEQLLEKNYRIHCSVHNVEVPTDFSVTKKIESVLQEVDFSEKRARSMDIDDFMVLLHAFNSAGIHFS, encoded by the exons ATGCCGAAGGTGAAAGCAGAGAAGAAAAGCAGGCAGCACCAGGAAGTCAGGAACCAAG GGATCATGTTCAACACCGGCATCGGCCAGCACATCCTGAAGAATCCCCTGGTCGTCAATAGTATCATTGAAAAG GCTGCTCTCAGGCCGACAGACGTGGTTCTGGAGGTGGGGCCCGGTACCGGAAACATGACGGTGAAACTGCTGGAGAAGGCTAAGAAG GTGGTGGCCTGTGAGTTGGACGGCAGACTGGTGGCTGAGCTTCAGAAAAGAGTCCAGTGCAC GCCCATGCAGACCAAACTTCAAGTATTAGTTGGAGATGTATTAAAAGCAGAACTGCCTTTCTTTGACGTCTGTGTGGCTAATTTACCTTACCAG ATTTCATCACCGTTTGTCTTCAAGCTCCTGCTTCACCGACCTTTCTTCAG GTGTGCCGTGTTGATGTTCCAGAGAGAGTTTGCCATGCGGCTGGTCGCCACACCGGGAGACAAGCTGTACTGCCGCCTGTCCATCAACACACAGCTCCTGGCTCGTGTCGACCACCTCATGAAG GTGGGGAAGAATAATTTCCGCCCCCCTCCAAAAGTGGAGTCAAGTGTCGTCAGGATAGAACCGAAAAATCCCCCCCCTCCAGTTAACTTCCAG GAATGGGACGGCCTGGTCAGAATAGCTTTcgtgaggaaaaacaaaacactcaatGCAGCTTTCAA GTCAACTGCTGTGGAACAGTTGCTGGAAAAGAACTACAGAATTCACTGCTCTGTGCACAATGTG GAAGTGCCCACAGACTTCAGCGTCACCAAGAAGATTGAGAGCGTGTTGCAGGAGGTCGATTTCAGTGAGAAGCGAGCCCGGTCCATGGATATCGATGACTTCATGGT actgctgcaCGCGTTCAACTCCGCAGGAATCCACTTTTCTTAA